Proteins from a single region of Chryseobacterium sp. T16E-39:
- a CDS encoding SDR family NAD(P)-dependent oxidoreductase, which produces MNLELTSKRAFISGSTQGIGFAIARQLLQEDAEVIINGREKEKTENAVNQLKQEFPNTEVSGIAADFSKKEEVHDLLEQLNDIDILINNVGIFELKDFEMITDEAWYSIFEINVMSSVKLSRQLLPEMLKKKWGRIIFISSESGVNIPANMIHYGMTKASMMAISNGLSKLTKGTEVTVNTILGGPTYSEGVAANIETIAAHQNIGIEQMKAAIIKQTNPDSLLQRFINPKEIAHLATYLSSPLSIATNGASLRADGGVLKTV; this is translated from the coding sequence ATGAATTTAGAATTGACCTCAAAAAGAGCGTTCATCAGTGGCTCAACCCAAGGAATAGGTTTTGCAATCGCCAGACAATTACTACAGGAAGATGCTGAAGTTATCATTAACGGAAGGGAAAAAGAGAAAACCGAAAATGCAGTTAATCAACTCAAACAGGAATTTCCCAATACAGAAGTATCCGGAATCGCCGCAGACTTTTCAAAGAAAGAAGAAGTACATGACCTGCTTGAACAATTGAATGATATTGACATCCTGATCAATAATGTTGGAATTTTCGAGTTGAAAGACTTCGAAATGATCACCGATGAAGCCTGGTACAGCATTTTTGAAATTAATGTTATGAGCTCTGTAAAACTCTCCAGACAATTACTCCCCGAGATGTTGAAAAAGAAATGGGGAAGAATCATTTTCATCAGCAGTGAATCAGGCGTCAATATTCCTGCCAATATGATCCACTATGGAATGACAAAAGCCTCTATGATGGCTATCAGCAATGGCTTATCAAAACTTACCAAAGGAACAGAAGTGACAGTGAATACTATTCTCGGTGGCCCTACTTACTCTGAAGGTGTTGCAGCTAATATTGAGACGATTGCAGCCCATCAAAATATTGGCATTGAGCAAATGAAAGCGGCGATTATCAAGCAAACCAATCCAGACTCATTATTGCAAAGATTTATTAATCCAAAAGAAATCGCTCATCTGGCAACTTATCTTTCAAGCCCATTATCTATAGCCACCAATGGAGCAAGTTTAAGAGCGGACGGTGGGGTTTTGAAAACAGTATAA
- a CDS encoding TetR/AcrR family transcriptional regulator: MRGRPNIHASTELIEKAQDIFWKKGYTATSLSDLLSITGTGSGSFYNTFKGGKKQVFREAMQQRREAFAEFKNELEKSESPIEMIKDFFRSIATEDQAAHLKGCIIANTVVEMTYIDEELEKESIQILKEVEEMYTESIRKAQQIEEIKNQTDASILGKYLITFWCGLNTLRRIYPDKKILSQQIEMQLAVLS; this comes from the coding sequence ATGAGAGGAAGACCCAACATTCACGCCAGCACAGAACTGATAGAAAAAGCACAGGATATTTTCTGGAAAAAAGGATATACTGCCACTTCTTTAAGTGACCTGCTATCCATTACGGGAACCGGAAGCGGAAGTTTTTACAATACTTTTAAAGGAGGCAAAAAACAGGTCTTTCGCGAAGCGATGCAGCAAAGAAGAGAAGCTTTTGCAGAATTTAAAAATGAATTGGAAAAAAGCGAATCTCCGATTGAAATGATCAAAGATTTTTTCAGAAGCATTGCTACCGAAGACCAAGCTGCCCATCTTAAGGGTTGTATTATTGCCAACACCGTTGTAGAAATGACTTACATTGATGAAGAGCTGGAAAAAGAATCAATACAAATTCTAAAAGAGGTAGAGGAAATGTACACAGAAAGCATTCGTAAAGCACAGCAAATAGAAGAAATTAAAAATCAAACCGATGCTTCGATACTAGGAAAATATCTCATCACCTTCTGGTGTGGATTGAATACCCTAAGGAGAATATATCCCGACAAAAAGATACTGTCCCAACAAATAGAAATGCAATTAGCTGTCCTCAGCTAA
- a CDS encoding helix-turn-helix domain-containing protein, giving the protein MDKNIPQKFESLSDLHKVLGLPKPLHPLVSFINIKDITVQPGEMSETMILNFYKVAYKTEMCNQARYGQNYYDFREGGLIFTAPNQVFESPDGRASSGYILLFHPDFLLSYPIAKKIKEYGFFSYAANEALHLSEQEKETIMAVFAIMEEELKSRIDDFSQDVMIAQIELLVSYSNRFYKRQFITRKAANHSILEKFEEALDQYFNTSSLPEYGIPTVHSLAEKLSISPSYLSDLLRSLTGQGTQQHIHDKLNNLAKEKLSTTQLSISEIAYELGFEHPQSFSKFFKKMTKMSPVEFRESFN; this is encoded by the coding sequence ATGGATAAAAATATTCCACAAAAATTTGAATCTTTATCCGATCTGCATAAGGTGTTAGGGCTCCCAAAGCCCTTACATCCTTTGGTGAGTTTTATCAATATCAAAGACATTACGGTTCAGCCTGGAGAAATGTCTGAAACCATGATTCTGAATTTCTACAAAGTCGCATATAAAACAGAAATGTGCAACCAGGCAAGATACGGACAGAATTACTACGATTTCAGAGAAGGTGGACTCATATTTACTGCTCCCAATCAGGTCTTTGAAAGTCCCGATGGCAGAGCGAGTTCCGGCTATATCCTGTTGTTCCATCCTGATTTTCTTCTGTCCTATCCAATAGCTAAAAAGATTAAGGAATACGGCTTCTTTTCCTATGCCGCCAATGAAGCTTTACATCTTTCAGAACAGGAAAAGGAAACCATTATGGCAGTATTTGCCATCATGGAAGAAGAATTAAAAAGCAGGATTGATGATTTCAGCCAGGATGTAATGATTGCACAAATAGAGCTTCTTGTAAGCTATAGCAACCGATTTTACAAACGTCAGTTTATCACCCGAAAAGCCGCCAATCACAGCATATTGGAAAAATTTGAAGAAGCGCTTGATCAATATTTCAATACTTCTTCCCTGCCTGAATATGGAATTCCCACAGTGCATTCTCTGGCAGAAAAACTCAGTATTTCTCCCAGCTATCTGAGTGACCTTTTACGATCATTGACTGGCCAGGGCACTCAACAGCATATTCATGATAAGCTTAATAATCTCGCTAAGGAAAAGCTGTCAACAACTCAATTATCAATCAGTGAAATTGCGTATGAGTTAGGATTTGAACACCCACAGTCTTTTAGTAAGTTTTTTAAGAAAATGACGAAGATGAGTCCGGTTGAATTCAGAGAGTCGTTTAATTGA